The following are encoded together in the Lagopus muta isolate bLagMut1 chromosome Z, bLagMut1 primary, whole genome shotgun sequence genome:
- the LOC125687087 gene encoding leucyl-cystinyl aminopeptidase isoform X3, whose product MEPFPSDQIQLPRNMIENSMFEEEPDVVDLAKEPCLHPLEPDEVEYEPRSSRLLVRGLGEHEMDDDEEDYESSAKLLGMSFINRSSGLRNNMSVYRQSPDGSCSVPSMRTVLVCTGVLVIAVSVIMVIYLLPKCTFTKEGCHKKNRTMELIYPLATNGKLFPWAKIRLPSDVVPLHYDLNLQPNLTTLKFTGSVKIVVNVTQVTKKIVLHSSGLNITKATITSSGGSQEKAVELLEYPLHDQIAVIAPESLLAGQNYTVNLEYSSNLSDTYYGFYKISYKDENSKQKWFAATQFEPLAARSAFPCFDEPALKATFSIRIKRDEKLSTLSNMPKKATTPVTKGIVQDEFFVSLKMSTYLVAFVVADLKNISMETNGSLVSVHAIPQHINQAEYALNTTVKLLEFYEKYFLIDYPLEKLDLVAIPDFQSGAMENWGLITFRETTLLFDNNASSARDKKLITAVIAHELAHQWFGNLVTMEWWNDLWLNEGFATFMEYFAMEEVFPELHSDEDFLNLIFKAMKKDSLNSSHPVSSAVQSSEQIEEMFDALSYIKGASLLMMLKHYLTKDVFQAGVEIYLHNHKYGSAQSDDLWDSMNEITNGTLDVKKLMKTWILHKGFPLVTVNRKGKVISLHQEKFSYRVEPDNWTSDTSYLWDIPLTYTTNRCNFTHCINAYLLDQKSATIELPEEVEWIKFNVDMNGYYIVNYDEDWETLIDLLKKNHTSLSAKDRANLINNIFSLASLGRESLKKAFELIDYLEEESSSAPLTQALFQLGLIFSLLEKRGEQQLAARVMNRIERLLGNKIDQQLWTDDGTLSERELRSMLLTFACTHDIRNCRKNASEIFDKWMKSNGTMSLPSDLMKTIFITGAKTNDGWEFLLKMYSSSVPEAEKSKMIEALANTEDVRKMMWLMQNSLEGEVIRTQELSHIIATISHSLPGHLLAWDFVKENWEKLTRKFHLGSYTIQNIISSSTSQFATKVHLLEVKTFFESKSEESSKLRCVKEAIDTIQLNIQWMETNLAKLQEWL is encoded by the exons atcagaTTCAGCTACCCAGAAACATGATTGAAAACAGTATGTTTGAGGAAGAGCCTGATGTGGTTGACTTGGCAAAAGAGCCCTGTTTACACCCCCTGGAGCCTGATGAAGTTGAGTATGAACCAAGAAGCTCGCGGCTCTTAGTGCGTGGCCTTGGGGAGCATGAAATGGATGATGATGAAGAGGATTATGAGTCATCAGCTAAACTGCTGGGGATGTCCTTCATTAACAGAAGCTCGGGTCTCCGCAATAACATGTCTGTCTATAGACAAAGTCCAGATGGTTCTTGCTCAGTGCCCTCTATGAGGACCGTGCTGGTTTGCACTGGTGTTCTTGTGATTGCAGTTTCAGTGATAATGGTGATTTATCTTCTTCCCAAATGTACCTTTACCAAAGAAGGCTGCCATAAAAAAAATCGTACTATGGAACTGATATACCCTTTGGCAACCAATGGAAAGCTGTTTCCATGGGCAAAAATAAGACTTCCTTCTGATGTTGTACCCCTGCATTATGATCTCAACTTGCAGCCAAACCTAACTACCCTGAAATTTACAGGCTCTGTGAAAATAGTGGTTAATGTCACCCAAGTAACTAAGAAGATTGTGCTTCACAGCTCAGGACTAAATATCACCAAGGCAACTATTACTTCATCAGGAGGAAGTCAAGAAAAGGCAGTTGAGTTGCTGGAATATCCGTTGCATGATCAGATTGCAGTCATAGCTCCTGAGTCTCTCCTTGCAGGACAGAATTACACAGTCAACTTGGAATATTCATCTAATTTATCAGATACATACTATGGCTTTTACAAAATTTCTTACAAGGATGAGAATTCTAAGCAAAA GTGGTTTGCTGCAACTCAGTTTGAGCCTCTTGCTGCAAGGTCTGCTTTTCCATGCTTTGATGAACCAGCACTTAAAGCTACTTTTTCAATCAGAATCAAGAGAGATGAGAAACTTTCCACGCTGTCGAATATGCCAAAG aaagcCACTACTCCTGTCACAAAGGGAATTGTTCAGGATGAATTTTTTGTGAGTTTGAAGATGAGCACCTACCTGGTAGCCTTTGTAGTTGCAGACTTGAAAAACATCAGTATGGAAACTAATGGGAGTCTG GTATCTGTCCATGCCATACCGCAGCATATAAACCAAGCAGAGTATGCTCTAAACACAACAGTGAAACTTCTAGAATTTTATGAAAAGTACTTTTTAATAGATTACCCTCTTGAAAAATTAG ATCTTGTAGCAATTCCTGATTTTCAGTCTGGTGCAATGGAAAACTGGGGCTTGATCACCTTCCGAGAAACAACACTCTTGTTCGACAATAATGCTTCTTCTGCAAGGGATAAAAAGCTAATAACTGCAGTGATAGCTCACGAGCTTGCCCATCAG TGGTTTGGCAATCTAGTAACTATGGAGTGGTGGAATGATCTCTGGCTGAATGAAGGATTTGCCACTTTCATGGAGTACTTTGCAATGGAGGAGGTTTTTCCAGAATTACATTCA GATGAAGATTTCCTGAATCTAATATTCAAGGCTATGAAGAAGGATTCCTTGAATTCTTCACATCCAGTCTCTTCTGCTGTCCAGTCATCAGAGCAAATTGAAGAAATGTTTGATGCACTCTCTTACATCAAG gGAGCTTCACTTCTGATGATGCTGAAGCATTATCTCACTAAAGATGTTTTTCAAGCTGGCGTTGAGATATATTTGCATAATCACAAGTATGGATCTGCCCAGAGTGATGACTTGTGGGACAGCATGAACGAG atcacCAATGGAACACTAGATGtaaaaaagttaatgaaaacTTGGATTCTGCATAAAGGATTTCCTTTAGTGACTGTTAACCGAAAAGGAAAGGTCATCTCATTACATCAGGAAAAATTTTCATATCGTGTAGAACCAGATAATTGGACATCAGACACGAG TTATCTCTGGGATATTCCTCTCACCTACACGACTAACAGGTGCAACTTTACCCATTGCATTAATGCATATTTACTGGACCAGAAATCAG CTACCATTGAACTTCCAGAAGAGGTGGAATGGATAAAATTCAATGTAGACATGAATGGTTATTACATAGTAAATTATGATGAAGACTGGGAAACACTGATTGATctgttgaaaaaaaaccacacttcTTTAAGTGCTAAAGACAGAGCCAATTTGATCAACAATATTTTCAGCCTTGCAAG TCTAGGAAGAGAGTCTCTGAAAAAGGCCTTTGAGCTGATCGATTACCTtgaggaggagagcagctctgcacctcTCACTCAAGCTTTGTTTCAGCTGGGTCTTATTTTCAGCCTTCtagagaaaagaggagaacaaCAATTGGCAGCACGTGTCATG AACAGAATAGAACGCCTGCTTGGCAATAAAATTGATCAGCAGCTCTGGACAGATGATGGGACGTTATCTGAACGAGAACTCCGGTCAATGCTGCTAACTTTTGCGTGCACCCATGATATAAGAAACTGTAGAAAAAATGCATCTGAGATCTTTGATAAGTGGATGAAATCAAATGGAACAATGAG TCTTCCTAGTGACCTTATGAAAACCATATTTATAACTGGAGCCAAAACTAATGATGGCTGGGAATTCCTCCTAAAGATGTACTCCTCTTCAGTTcctgaagcagagaaaagcaaaatgattgaAGCTTTGGCCAACACAGAAGATGTCAGAAAGATGATGTG GTTAATGCAGAACAGCCTTGAAGGAGAAGTCATCAGGACACAGGAGCTTTCACATATCATAGCAACTATTAGCCACAGTTTGCCTGGACACTTGCTGGCCTGGGACTTTGTCAAAGAGAACTGGGAAAAACTTACACGGAA GTTTCATCTAGGCTCATACACTATCCAGAATATCATTAGCTCATCAACTTCCCAGTTTGCAACGAAGGTGCATCTACTTGAG gtgaaaacattttttgagtCAAAATCAGAAGAGAGCTCTAAACTGCGTTGTGTAAAAGAGGCAATTGACACAATTCAGCTTAATATCCAGTGGATGGAGACGAACTTAGCAAAGCTACAGGAATGGCTGTAG
- the LOC125687087 gene encoding leucyl-cystinyl aminopeptidase isoform X1: MILFIDNTAHLHWDILWADQIQLPRNMIENSMFEEEPDVVDLAKEPCLHPLEPDEVEYEPRSSRLLVRGLGEHEMDDDEEDYESSAKLLGMSFINRSSGLRNNMSVYRQSPDGSCSVPSMRTVLVCTGVLVIAVSVIMVIYLLPKCTFTKEGCHKKNRTMELIYPLATNGKLFPWAKIRLPSDVVPLHYDLNLQPNLTTLKFTGSVKIVVNVTQVTKKIVLHSSGLNITKATITSSGGSQEKAVELLEYPLHDQIAVIAPESLLAGQNYTVNLEYSSNLSDTYYGFYKISYKDENSKQKWFAATQFEPLAARSAFPCFDEPALKATFSIRIKRDEKLSTLSNMPKKATTPVTKGIVQDEFFVSLKMSTYLVAFVVADLKNISMETNGSLVSVHAIPQHINQAEYALNTTVKLLEFYEKYFLIDYPLEKLDLVAIPDFQSGAMENWGLITFRETTLLFDNNASSARDKKLITAVIAHELAHQWFGNLVTMEWWNDLWLNEGFATFMEYFAMEEVFPELHSDEDFLNLIFKAMKKDSLNSSHPVSSAVQSSEQIEEMFDALSYIKGASLLMMLKHYLTKDVFQAGVEIYLHNHKYGSAQSDDLWDSMNEITNGTLDVKKLMKTWILHKGFPLVTVNRKGKVISLHQEKFSYRVEPDNWTSDTSYLWDIPLTYTTNRCNFTHCINAYLLDQKSATIELPEEVEWIKFNVDMNGYYIVNYDEDWETLIDLLKKNHTSLSAKDRANLINNIFSLASLGRESLKKAFELIDYLEEESSSAPLTQALFQLGLIFSLLEKRGEQQLAARVMNRIERLLGNKIDQQLWTDDGTLSERELRSMLLTFACTHDIRNCRKNASEIFDKWMKSNGTMSLPSDLMKTIFITGAKTNDGWEFLLKMYSSSVPEAEKSKMIEALANTEDVRKMMWLMQNSLEGEVIRTQELSHIIATISHSLPGHLLAWDFVKENWEKLTRKFHLGSYTIQNIISSSTSQFATKVHLLEVKTFFESKSEESSKLRCVKEAIDTIQLNIQWMETNLAKLQEWL, translated from the exons ATGATCTTATTCATAGACAACACAGCACATTTACACTGGGACATACTATGGGCAG atcagaTTCAGCTACCCAGAAACATGATTGAAAACAGTATGTTTGAGGAAGAGCCTGATGTGGTTGACTTGGCAAAAGAGCCCTGTTTACACCCCCTGGAGCCTGATGAAGTTGAGTATGAACCAAGAAGCTCGCGGCTCTTAGTGCGTGGCCTTGGGGAGCATGAAATGGATGATGATGAAGAGGATTATGAGTCATCAGCTAAACTGCTGGGGATGTCCTTCATTAACAGAAGCTCGGGTCTCCGCAATAACATGTCTGTCTATAGACAAAGTCCAGATGGTTCTTGCTCAGTGCCCTCTATGAGGACCGTGCTGGTTTGCACTGGTGTTCTTGTGATTGCAGTTTCAGTGATAATGGTGATTTATCTTCTTCCCAAATGTACCTTTACCAAAGAAGGCTGCCATAAAAAAAATCGTACTATGGAACTGATATACCCTTTGGCAACCAATGGAAAGCTGTTTCCATGGGCAAAAATAAGACTTCCTTCTGATGTTGTACCCCTGCATTATGATCTCAACTTGCAGCCAAACCTAACTACCCTGAAATTTACAGGCTCTGTGAAAATAGTGGTTAATGTCACCCAAGTAACTAAGAAGATTGTGCTTCACAGCTCAGGACTAAATATCACCAAGGCAACTATTACTTCATCAGGAGGAAGTCAAGAAAAGGCAGTTGAGTTGCTGGAATATCCGTTGCATGATCAGATTGCAGTCATAGCTCCTGAGTCTCTCCTTGCAGGACAGAATTACACAGTCAACTTGGAATATTCATCTAATTTATCAGATACATACTATGGCTTTTACAAAATTTCTTACAAGGATGAGAATTCTAAGCAAAA GTGGTTTGCTGCAACTCAGTTTGAGCCTCTTGCTGCAAGGTCTGCTTTTCCATGCTTTGATGAACCAGCACTTAAAGCTACTTTTTCAATCAGAATCAAGAGAGATGAGAAACTTTCCACGCTGTCGAATATGCCAAAG aaagcCACTACTCCTGTCACAAAGGGAATTGTTCAGGATGAATTTTTTGTGAGTTTGAAGATGAGCACCTACCTGGTAGCCTTTGTAGTTGCAGACTTGAAAAACATCAGTATGGAAACTAATGGGAGTCTG GTATCTGTCCATGCCATACCGCAGCATATAAACCAAGCAGAGTATGCTCTAAACACAACAGTGAAACTTCTAGAATTTTATGAAAAGTACTTTTTAATAGATTACCCTCTTGAAAAATTAG ATCTTGTAGCAATTCCTGATTTTCAGTCTGGTGCAATGGAAAACTGGGGCTTGATCACCTTCCGAGAAACAACACTCTTGTTCGACAATAATGCTTCTTCTGCAAGGGATAAAAAGCTAATAACTGCAGTGATAGCTCACGAGCTTGCCCATCAG TGGTTTGGCAATCTAGTAACTATGGAGTGGTGGAATGATCTCTGGCTGAATGAAGGATTTGCCACTTTCATGGAGTACTTTGCAATGGAGGAGGTTTTTCCAGAATTACATTCA GATGAAGATTTCCTGAATCTAATATTCAAGGCTATGAAGAAGGATTCCTTGAATTCTTCACATCCAGTCTCTTCTGCTGTCCAGTCATCAGAGCAAATTGAAGAAATGTTTGATGCACTCTCTTACATCAAG gGAGCTTCACTTCTGATGATGCTGAAGCATTATCTCACTAAAGATGTTTTTCAAGCTGGCGTTGAGATATATTTGCATAATCACAAGTATGGATCTGCCCAGAGTGATGACTTGTGGGACAGCATGAACGAG atcacCAATGGAACACTAGATGtaaaaaagttaatgaaaacTTGGATTCTGCATAAAGGATTTCCTTTAGTGACTGTTAACCGAAAAGGAAAGGTCATCTCATTACATCAGGAAAAATTTTCATATCGTGTAGAACCAGATAATTGGACATCAGACACGAG TTATCTCTGGGATATTCCTCTCACCTACACGACTAACAGGTGCAACTTTACCCATTGCATTAATGCATATTTACTGGACCAGAAATCAG CTACCATTGAACTTCCAGAAGAGGTGGAATGGATAAAATTCAATGTAGACATGAATGGTTATTACATAGTAAATTATGATGAAGACTGGGAAACACTGATTGATctgttgaaaaaaaaccacacttcTTTAAGTGCTAAAGACAGAGCCAATTTGATCAACAATATTTTCAGCCTTGCAAG TCTAGGAAGAGAGTCTCTGAAAAAGGCCTTTGAGCTGATCGATTACCTtgaggaggagagcagctctgcacctcTCACTCAAGCTTTGTTTCAGCTGGGTCTTATTTTCAGCCTTCtagagaaaagaggagaacaaCAATTGGCAGCACGTGTCATG AACAGAATAGAACGCCTGCTTGGCAATAAAATTGATCAGCAGCTCTGGACAGATGATGGGACGTTATCTGAACGAGAACTCCGGTCAATGCTGCTAACTTTTGCGTGCACCCATGATATAAGAAACTGTAGAAAAAATGCATCTGAGATCTTTGATAAGTGGATGAAATCAAATGGAACAATGAG TCTTCCTAGTGACCTTATGAAAACCATATTTATAACTGGAGCCAAAACTAATGATGGCTGGGAATTCCTCCTAAAGATGTACTCCTCTTCAGTTcctgaagcagagaaaagcaaaatgattgaAGCTTTGGCCAACACAGAAGATGTCAGAAAGATGATGTG GTTAATGCAGAACAGCCTTGAAGGAGAAGTCATCAGGACACAGGAGCTTTCACATATCATAGCAACTATTAGCCACAGTTTGCCTGGACACTTGCTGGCCTGGGACTTTGTCAAAGAGAACTGGGAAAAACTTACACGGAA GTTTCATCTAGGCTCATACACTATCCAGAATATCATTAGCTCATCAACTTCCCAGTTTGCAACGAAGGTGCATCTACTTGAG gtgaaaacattttttgagtCAAAATCAGAAGAGAGCTCTAAACTGCGTTGTGTAAAAGAGGCAATTGACACAATTCAGCTTAATATCCAGTGGATGGAGACGAACTTAGCAAAGCTACAGGAATGGCTGTAG
- the LOC125687087 gene encoding leucyl-cystinyl aminopeptidase isoform X2 — protein sequence MADHHFPNPSVIDQIQLPRNMIENSMFEEEPDVVDLAKEPCLHPLEPDEVEYEPRSSRLLVRGLGEHEMDDDEEDYESSAKLLGMSFINRSSGLRNNMSVYRQSPDGSCSVPSMRTVLVCTGVLVIAVSVIMVIYLLPKCTFTKEGCHKKNRTMELIYPLATNGKLFPWAKIRLPSDVVPLHYDLNLQPNLTTLKFTGSVKIVVNVTQVTKKIVLHSSGLNITKATITSSGGSQEKAVELLEYPLHDQIAVIAPESLLAGQNYTVNLEYSSNLSDTYYGFYKISYKDENSKQKWFAATQFEPLAARSAFPCFDEPALKATFSIRIKRDEKLSTLSNMPKKATTPVTKGIVQDEFFVSLKMSTYLVAFVVADLKNISMETNGSLVSVHAIPQHINQAEYALNTTVKLLEFYEKYFLIDYPLEKLDLVAIPDFQSGAMENWGLITFRETTLLFDNNASSARDKKLITAVIAHELAHQWFGNLVTMEWWNDLWLNEGFATFMEYFAMEEVFPELHSDEDFLNLIFKAMKKDSLNSSHPVSSAVQSSEQIEEMFDALSYIKGASLLMMLKHYLTKDVFQAGVEIYLHNHKYGSAQSDDLWDSMNEITNGTLDVKKLMKTWILHKGFPLVTVNRKGKVISLHQEKFSYRVEPDNWTSDTSYLWDIPLTYTTNRCNFTHCINAYLLDQKSATIELPEEVEWIKFNVDMNGYYIVNYDEDWETLIDLLKKNHTSLSAKDRANLINNIFSLASLGRESLKKAFELIDYLEEESSSAPLTQALFQLGLIFSLLEKRGEQQLAARVMNRIERLLGNKIDQQLWTDDGTLSERELRSMLLTFACTHDIRNCRKNASEIFDKWMKSNGTMSLPSDLMKTIFITGAKTNDGWEFLLKMYSSSVPEAEKSKMIEALANTEDVRKMMWLMQNSLEGEVIRTQELSHIIATISHSLPGHLLAWDFVKENWEKLTRKFHLGSYTIQNIISSSTSQFATKVHLLEVKTFFESKSEESSKLRCVKEAIDTIQLNIQWMETNLAKLQEWL from the exons atcagaTTCAGCTACCCAGAAACATGATTGAAAACAGTATGTTTGAGGAAGAGCCTGATGTGGTTGACTTGGCAAAAGAGCCCTGTTTACACCCCCTGGAGCCTGATGAAGTTGAGTATGAACCAAGAAGCTCGCGGCTCTTAGTGCGTGGCCTTGGGGAGCATGAAATGGATGATGATGAAGAGGATTATGAGTCATCAGCTAAACTGCTGGGGATGTCCTTCATTAACAGAAGCTCGGGTCTCCGCAATAACATGTCTGTCTATAGACAAAGTCCAGATGGTTCTTGCTCAGTGCCCTCTATGAGGACCGTGCTGGTTTGCACTGGTGTTCTTGTGATTGCAGTTTCAGTGATAATGGTGATTTATCTTCTTCCCAAATGTACCTTTACCAAAGAAGGCTGCCATAAAAAAAATCGTACTATGGAACTGATATACCCTTTGGCAACCAATGGAAAGCTGTTTCCATGGGCAAAAATAAGACTTCCTTCTGATGTTGTACCCCTGCATTATGATCTCAACTTGCAGCCAAACCTAACTACCCTGAAATTTACAGGCTCTGTGAAAATAGTGGTTAATGTCACCCAAGTAACTAAGAAGATTGTGCTTCACAGCTCAGGACTAAATATCACCAAGGCAACTATTACTTCATCAGGAGGAAGTCAAGAAAAGGCAGTTGAGTTGCTGGAATATCCGTTGCATGATCAGATTGCAGTCATAGCTCCTGAGTCTCTCCTTGCAGGACAGAATTACACAGTCAACTTGGAATATTCATCTAATTTATCAGATACATACTATGGCTTTTACAAAATTTCTTACAAGGATGAGAATTCTAAGCAAAA GTGGTTTGCTGCAACTCAGTTTGAGCCTCTTGCTGCAAGGTCTGCTTTTCCATGCTTTGATGAACCAGCACTTAAAGCTACTTTTTCAATCAGAATCAAGAGAGATGAGAAACTTTCCACGCTGTCGAATATGCCAAAG aaagcCACTACTCCTGTCACAAAGGGAATTGTTCAGGATGAATTTTTTGTGAGTTTGAAGATGAGCACCTACCTGGTAGCCTTTGTAGTTGCAGACTTGAAAAACATCAGTATGGAAACTAATGGGAGTCTG GTATCTGTCCATGCCATACCGCAGCATATAAACCAAGCAGAGTATGCTCTAAACACAACAGTGAAACTTCTAGAATTTTATGAAAAGTACTTTTTAATAGATTACCCTCTTGAAAAATTAG ATCTTGTAGCAATTCCTGATTTTCAGTCTGGTGCAATGGAAAACTGGGGCTTGATCACCTTCCGAGAAACAACACTCTTGTTCGACAATAATGCTTCTTCTGCAAGGGATAAAAAGCTAATAACTGCAGTGATAGCTCACGAGCTTGCCCATCAG TGGTTTGGCAATCTAGTAACTATGGAGTGGTGGAATGATCTCTGGCTGAATGAAGGATTTGCCACTTTCATGGAGTACTTTGCAATGGAGGAGGTTTTTCCAGAATTACATTCA GATGAAGATTTCCTGAATCTAATATTCAAGGCTATGAAGAAGGATTCCTTGAATTCTTCACATCCAGTCTCTTCTGCTGTCCAGTCATCAGAGCAAATTGAAGAAATGTTTGATGCACTCTCTTACATCAAG gGAGCTTCACTTCTGATGATGCTGAAGCATTATCTCACTAAAGATGTTTTTCAAGCTGGCGTTGAGATATATTTGCATAATCACAAGTATGGATCTGCCCAGAGTGATGACTTGTGGGACAGCATGAACGAG atcacCAATGGAACACTAGATGtaaaaaagttaatgaaaacTTGGATTCTGCATAAAGGATTTCCTTTAGTGACTGTTAACCGAAAAGGAAAGGTCATCTCATTACATCAGGAAAAATTTTCATATCGTGTAGAACCAGATAATTGGACATCAGACACGAG TTATCTCTGGGATATTCCTCTCACCTACACGACTAACAGGTGCAACTTTACCCATTGCATTAATGCATATTTACTGGACCAGAAATCAG CTACCATTGAACTTCCAGAAGAGGTGGAATGGATAAAATTCAATGTAGACATGAATGGTTATTACATAGTAAATTATGATGAAGACTGGGAAACACTGATTGATctgttgaaaaaaaaccacacttcTTTAAGTGCTAAAGACAGAGCCAATTTGATCAACAATATTTTCAGCCTTGCAAG TCTAGGAAGAGAGTCTCTGAAAAAGGCCTTTGAGCTGATCGATTACCTtgaggaggagagcagctctgcacctcTCACTCAAGCTTTGTTTCAGCTGGGTCTTATTTTCAGCCTTCtagagaaaagaggagaacaaCAATTGGCAGCACGTGTCATG AACAGAATAGAACGCCTGCTTGGCAATAAAATTGATCAGCAGCTCTGGACAGATGATGGGACGTTATCTGAACGAGAACTCCGGTCAATGCTGCTAACTTTTGCGTGCACCCATGATATAAGAAACTGTAGAAAAAATGCATCTGAGATCTTTGATAAGTGGATGAAATCAAATGGAACAATGAG TCTTCCTAGTGACCTTATGAAAACCATATTTATAACTGGAGCCAAAACTAATGATGGCTGGGAATTCCTCCTAAAGATGTACTCCTCTTCAGTTcctgaagcagagaaaagcaaaatgattgaAGCTTTGGCCAACACAGAAGATGTCAGAAAGATGATGTG GTTAATGCAGAACAGCCTTGAAGGAGAAGTCATCAGGACACAGGAGCTTTCACATATCATAGCAACTATTAGCCACAGTTTGCCTGGACACTTGCTGGCCTGGGACTTTGTCAAAGAGAACTGGGAAAAACTTACACGGAA GTTTCATCTAGGCTCATACACTATCCAGAATATCATTAGCTCATCAACTTCCCAGTTTGCAACGAAGGTGCATCTACTTGAG gtgaaaacattttttgagtCAAAATCAGAAGAGAGCTCTAAACTGCGTTGTGTAAAAGAGGCAATTGACACAATTCAGCTTAATATCCAGTGGATGGAGACGAACTTAGCAAAGCTACAGGAATGGCTGTAG